One region of Drosophila kikkawai strain 14028-0561.14 chromosome 2R, DkikHiC1v2, whole genome shotgun sequence genomic DNA includes:
- the Rme-8 gene encoding dnaJ homolog subfamily C member 13 isoform X2, whose product MVPPKENVDLECFLVTKHSWKGKYKRILSIGTAGISTYNPDRFDLTNRWSYSDIVAAAPSKASNIPNEFVLTIKKDKKLDTIKLSSEYRNDILTSILKYYKEFADKPKNSQRFNAYKYHWSSVSLPTVLEVTPCSLDQLDPTTNDVLASYMYKDIEGIIGISDYEGGIVMAYGGFSRLHLFRALNHHEIVQNIAQRSVQFLGIETKILKSQITLEQFERQRFGKFSGDQFQTSTTEFTVQKITSRHPEPVKRILCLTEVTLLERDPQTYSVCTLRPLADVFALVRDKDNLQRFSIEYKNGIVRSYSTNDRDSLLATVLDAVRSSGNQDVHIRIGNTPRGKRYVPLSSSVDEETEANLMRLVINNFQNPSKRYEILERFNANVPHSGLNYSVTQDSLFAENKEKLILSALQALAQKELDSPTAQLSNMELEAIFHALTRLLASKVGYAAFTNLPGFREIIGTKVVAALRRKDLAVTYSAIDMINSLMHSVNADHDLKQEQLNKSSILSSKSFLETLLNMWTNHVSHGSGALVLSAMLDFMTFALCVPYSETTDGKQFDILLELVADRGRYLYKLFQHPSLAIVKGAGLVLRAIIEEGELHVAQQMQALALDEAALCRHLLVALYTPSNDPTQTTHRQLSRHLIGLWLTDSDEAMELFKRIFPAGLLTFLESEEDVPESDVEEDKLNFRDNLKFAIQHSNKTRKNVIEKHLQGIKHWGMNLIEQQDGAAQALKNRPVVLRNRRQKKKTSDAVVNLPYFFYSFAKDHSLPNLIWNHKTREELRMCLENELRQFLSDRDLAGQMIVAWNYQEFEVAYQCLADEIKIGDYYIRLILEKDDWPQNLVKDPIELFNALYRRVLCRQRVNDDQMTVFSLQALAKVYRRYHKEIGKFNDMSYILQLSDRCLSPSMRDALINLISCLVLEKSNCRALVDHVQCLVDLITLAHLHKGRAQLNTKTNVIEAGPNMAAYEEKDWYYNIEKDGQKPERQGPITYSELKELWQKGLITPKTRCWAIGMDGWRSLQQIPQLKWCLIAKGTPLYDETELSSKILDILIKCTSFFPSRTQNGVAVLIPGPKLSRKLSEFICLPHVVQVCLTHDPGLLERVATLLYQIMEDNPEMSKVYLTGVFYFMLMYTGSNILPITRFLKMTHMKQGFRSEETSQSGIMHRSILGQLLPEAMVCFLENYSAEKFAEIFLGEFDTPEVIWSSEMRRLLIEKIAAHIADFTPRLRGHTMARYPYLAIPVISYPQLENELFCHIYYLRHLCDTRKFPNWPISDPVQLLKHTLDAWRKEVEKKPPQMTIQQAYQDLGIDLTKTPKPDESMIRKSYYKLAQMYHPDKNPNGREIFEKVNQAYEFLCSRNVWSPGGPDPNNIVLILRTQSILFERYPDVLRPYKYAGYPQLIKTIRLETRDDELFSKEAQLLTAASELCYHTVHCSALNAEELRREEGIEALLEAYTRCVSILGVDSKPDSLHYQVISNVTRCFEVACNFEKCKQKIIQLPQLLSDVCRVVYFKHTLSVSLVTSLAANNYDLQCNLSRNGVLWSLLLFIFEYDYTLDESGVEVSDKSNQQQLANNLAKMAVLGCISLAGYGMELRQKPITGSEANSPAAKPPPPIKPKPAMPAGSNSAYTQNAHNPLQSKQLAITSGKEKEPDTSSGSSDTSSSTPTDSDQQPARSSPSSAIQQKYIVTGEAKNTLIKQVLDRLLTRYIANQLATGRDSDVLKLLTANTRNPYLIWDNGTRAQLKDFLEQQRTASAKETHEDIAQVYELVSSFEFNAHKDELQIGGIFIRIYNDMPTYAIAQPKLFIMDLLEYLKHAYQFLQFKRNPAAVAPKMGSDGILTPTLAPNHPQLQAATGSKPGTTFDEVLNAYNRSKSRKKLETDAQAEQHLALQQSKYDFAGDGQLELHITMVLRALIAVIKANAEVEIQCIGNFDMIFGFLANNIFPDNSTVKAVALEVVALVSRNKECVSEVAACEILGNYLVALKDPELRASQVKVLETLSGLMNVQEMIKEAQAKGAAIYLLDMFCNSRNPQIREMCAEILAKMTADRLSGPKVRITVSKFLPALFIDAMVESPATSVQLFESIHEHPELIWNDNTRATVCDAVAESCERFYQLQKANPRHVWKDPEILKDIVSNEIVVAGVYLRLFVSNPAWTLRKPKQFLSDLLDFVVDQISKSSSEQDVLDLSTTALVELLRSQPNLSDDIPVLGHIPKLFNLLSVQPKNTLSVLHQLSLSEFCVSAVSQTECVAPLKKCMEHNRDCIEKACETLSRLFKHQHDSLISQSLEVGLIPFMLGLLDSRLEFVDNASAVKAQIVAALKGMTHNLNYGERVTQILLKHPVWAEFKDQRHDLFIADTNIRGYLTGVNPTAGYLTAGPAQSVEVLTSPPPIDRDDPSARPPTLD is encoded by the exons ATGGTGCCGCCAAAGGAAAACGTCGACCTGGAGTGCTTCCTGGTAACGAAGCACTCGTGGAAGGGCAAGTACAAGCGCATTCTCTCGATCGGCACGGCCGGCATCTCCACCTACAATCCGGACAGGTTTGACCTGACCAACCGATGGTCCTACTCGGACATTGTGGCGGCGGCGCCCTCCAAGGCGTCAAAC ATACCCAATGAGTTTGTGCTGACCATAAAGAAAGATAAGAAACTGGATACAATCAAATTGTCTTCGGAATACCGCAACGACATACTCACATCGATATTGAAATATTACAAGGAGTTTGCCGACAAGCCCAAAAATTCTCAG CGCTTCAATGCCTACAAGTACCACTGGTCCAGCGTCAGCTTGCCCACTGTGCTGGAGGTTACGCCCTGCTCGCTGGACCAGCTGGATCCCACCACCAACGATGTGCTGGCCAGCTACATGTACAAGGACATCGAGGGAATAATAG GCATCTCGGACTATGAGGGCGGAATTGTGATGGCCTACGGCGGCTTCAGTCGCCTGCATCTCTTCAGGGCGCTGAACCACCACGAGATAGTGCAGAACATTGCACAGCGATCGGTGCAGTTTTTGGGCATTGAGACTAAAATACTCAAGAGTCAGATTACGCTGGAGCAGTTCGAGAGGCAGCGGTTTGGCAAGTTCAG CGGTGACCAGTTTCAGACCTCCACGACCGAGTTTACAGTGCAAAAGATCACGTCCCGCCACCCGGAGCCTGTCAAGCGCATCCTCTGCCTCACCGAGGTCACGCTTCTGGAGCGCGATCCTCAAACGTACAGCGTCTGCACCCTGCGTCCGCTGGCCGATGTGTTCGCCCTGGTTCGTGACAAGGACAACCTGCAGCGCTTCAGCATCGAGTACAAAAACGGCATCGTGCGCAGTTACAGCACCAACGATCGTGACTCCCTGCTGGCCACTGTCCTAGACGCCGTGCGCTCCAGCGGCAATCAGGATGTGCACATACGCATTGGCAACACACCGCGTGGCAAGCGATATGTGCCGCTGAGCAGTTCCGTGGACGAGGAGACGGAGGCGAACCTGATGCGGCTGGTCATCAACAATTTCCAGAATCCCTCCAAGCGCTATGAGATCCTGGAGCGTTTTAATGCCAATGTGCCGCACAGTGGCCTCAACTACAGTGTAACGCAGGAT AGCTTATTCGCCGAAAACAAGGAGAAGCTCATCCTGAGCGCCCTGCAGGCGTTGGCGCAAAAGGAGCTGGACAGTCCAACGGCCCAGCTGAGCAACATGGAACTGGAGGCCATATTCCATGCACTGACCCGTCTCCTGGCCAGCAAAGTGGGCTACGCGGCCTTTACCAATCTCCCGGG ATTTCGTGAGATCATCGGTACCAAGGTGGTGGCCGCTTTGAGGCGCAAGGACTTGGCTGTGACGTACTCTGCCATTGACATGATCAACTCCCTGATGCATTCGGTGAATGCTGACCACGACCTGAAGCAGGAGCAGTTGAATAAGTCGTCCATTCTGTCATCGAAATCGTTTCTGGAAACCTTGCTGAATATGTGGACAAACCATGTG AGCCATGGCAGCGGAGCTCTGGTACTGTCCGCCATGCTGGACTTCATGACCTTTGCCTTGTGCGTGCCTTACAGCGAAACCACCGACGGCAAGCAGTTCGATATTCTGCTGGAATTGGTCGCCGATCGCGGTCGCTATCTGTACAAGCTCTTCCAGCATCCGTCGCTGGCGATTGTCAAGGGCGCCGGACTGGTCTTGAGAGCCATCATCGAGGAGGGAGAGCTGCATGTGGCGCAACAGATGCAAGCACTGGCCTTGGATGAGGCTGCTCTGTGCCGCCACTTGTTGGTGGCCCTGTACACCCCGTCCAACGATCCCACCCAGACCACACATCGCCAGCTGTCGCGACACCTGATCGGACTGTGGCTCACGGACAGCGACGAGGCCATGGAGCTGTTCAAGCGCATCTTC CCCGCCGGTCTGCTGACCTTCCTGGAGTCGGAGGAGGACGTGCCGGAGTCTGATGTCGAGGAGGACAAGCTCAATTTCCGTGACAATCTCAAGTTTGCAATCCAACATTCCAACAAGACTCGCAAAAATGTGATAGAAAAGCATTTGCAAGGCATCAAGCACTGGGGCATGAACCTCATCGAGCAGCAGGACGGAGCGGCTCAGGCCTTGAAGAATCGCCCGGTGGTGCTGCGCAATCGGCGGCAGAAGAAAAAGACCTCGGATGCCGTGGTGAATCTGCCGTATTTCTTTTACAGCTTTGCCAAAGATCACAGTCTGCCAAATCTCATCTGGAATCATAAG ACCCGCGAGGAGCTGCGCATGTGCCTGGAGAACGAGCTGCGGCAGTTCCTCAGCGATCGCGACCTGGCCGGCCAGATGATTGTGGCCTGGAACTATCAGGAGTTCGAGGTGGCCTACCAGTGTCTGGCCGATGAAATCAAGATTGGCGACTACTATATACGTCTGATACTGGAGAAGGATGACTGGCCACAGAATCTGGTGAAGGATCC GATTGAACTATTCAATGCCTTGTACCGACGAGTTCTGTGCCGGCAACGTGTCAATGACGACCAGATGACCGTTTTCTCCCTGCAGGCCTTGGCCAAGGTGTACAGGCGTTACCACAAGGAGATTGGCAAGTTCAACGACATGTCGTATATCCTGCAGCTCAGCGATCGG TGCCTCTCTCCCTCCATGCGTGATGCCCTCATCAACCTCATTTCGTGCCTGGTGCTGGAGAAGTCCAACTGTCGGGCCCTCGTCGATCATGTCCAGTGCCTGGTGGACCTGATCACCTTGGCCCATTTGCACAAGGGTCGTGCTCAGCTCAATACCAAGACAAACGTGATCGAGGCGGGTCCGAATATGGCTGCGTACGAGGAGAAGGACTGGTACTACAACATCGAAAAGGATGGCCAGAAGCCGGAACGCCAGGGACCCATTACCTACTCGGAGCTCAAGGAACTCTGGCAGAAGGGACTGATCACGCCGAAGACCCGTTGCTGGGCCATTGGCATGGATGGCTGGCGGTCTTTGCAGCAAATTCCGCAGCTCAAATGGTGCCTTATCGCCAAGGGCACGCCTCTCTACGACGAGACGGAGCTGTCGTCCAAGATTCTGGACATTCTGATCAAGTGCACTAGCTTTTTTCCGAGTCGGACTCAAAACGGAGTGGCGGTCCTTATCCCGGGTCCGAAACTGTCGCGAAAGCTTTCCGAGTTCATCTGCTTGCCGCACGTAGTCCAAGTCTGCCTCACCCACGACCCGGGATTGCTAGAGCGCGTTGCCACGCTGCTCTACCAGATTATGGAGGATAACCCGGAGATGTCCAAGGTGTATCTCACCGGCGTCTTCTACTTCATGCTCATGTACACGGGCAGCAACATCCTGCCCATCACCAGGTTCCTCAAGATGACGCACATGAAGCAGGGCTTCCGCAGTGAAGAGACCTCGCAATCCGGCATCATGCACCGCAGTATCCTGGGCCAGCTGCTGCCCGAGGCCATGGTCTGCTTTCTGGAGAACTACAGCGCCGAGAAGTTTGCGGAGATCTTCCTCGGCGAGTTTGACACCCCGGAGGTGATCTGGAGCTCGGAAATGCGGCGCCTGCTGATCGAGAAGATCGCTGCGCACATTGCGGATTTCACTCCGCGACTCCGGGGACATACAATGGCCCGGTATCCGTACCTGGCCATTCCGGTGATCAGCTATCCGCAGCTTGAGAACGAGCTGTTCTGCCACATCTACTACCTGCGCCACTTGTGCGACACGCGCAAGTTCCCCAACTGGCCCATCTCGGATCCGGTGCAGCTGCTAAAGCACACTCTGGACGCCTGGCGCAAGGAGGTGGAGAAGAAGCCCCCGCAGATGACCATCCAGCAGGCGTACCAGGATCTGGGCATTGACCTCACCAAGACGCCCAAGCCGGACGAGTCCATGATCCGCAAGAGCTACTACAAGCTGGCCCAGATGTATCATCCCGACAAAAATCCCAATGGCCGCGAGATATTCGAGAAGGTGAACCAGGCCTACGAGTTCCTGTGCTCGCGCAACGTATGGAGCCCGGGCGGGCCGGATCCTAACAACATAGTGCTCATACTCCGCACCCAGAGCATTCTTTTCGAGCGCTATCCGGATG TCCTGCGGCCGTACAAGTACGCCGGCTACCCGCAGCTCATCAAGACCATTCGCCTGGAGACCCGCGACGACGAGCTCTTCTCCAAGGAGGCCCAACTGCTGACGGCTGCCTCCGAGCTGTGCTACCACACGGTGCACTGCTCGGCCCTGAATGCGGAGGAGCTGCGCCGCGAGGAGGGTATCGAGGCGCTTCTGGAGGCCTACACGCGCTGCGTATCCATTCTCGGGGTGGACTCCAAGCCGGACTCGCTGCACTATCAGGTCATATCGAACGTGACGCGCTGCTTCGAGGTGGCCTGCAACTTTGAGAAGTGCAAGCAGAAGATCATCCAGCTGCCGCAGCTGTTGTCGGACGTGTGCCGGGTGGTGTACTTCAAGCACACGCTCTCGGTGAGCCTTGTGACCAGCCTGGCGGCCAACAACTACGACCTGCAGTGCAATCTGTCGCGGAACGGCGTTCTCTGGTCGCTGCTGCTCTTCATCTTCGAGTACGACTACACGCTGGACGAGAGCGGGGTGGAGGTCAGCGACAAGTCcaatcagcagcagctggccaaCAACCTGGCCAAGATGGCTGTTCTCGGTTGCATCTCCCTGGCGGGCTACGGCATGGAACTCCGCCAGAAACCCATCACGGGCAGCGAGGCCAACTCGCCGGCTGCAAAGCCGCCGCCACCCATCAAGCCCAAGCCTGCGATGCCTGCCGGCTCCAACTCAGCGTACACACAGAACGCCCACAATCCGCTGCAGAGCAAGCAGCTGGCCATCACCAGTggcaaggagaaggagccGGACACCTCGTCCGGCAGCAGCGACACCTCCAGTTCCACGCCCACCGACAGCGACCAGCAGCCGGCGCGAAGCAGTCCCAGCAGTGCCATTCAGCAGAAGTACATTGTGACGGGAGAGGCGAAGAATACGCTGATCAAGCAGGTGCTTGACCGCCTGCTCACCCGCTACATAGCCAACCAGTTGGCCACAGGTCGCGACAGCGATGTGCTCAAGCTGCTTACGGCAAACACGCGCAATCCCTACCTCATCTGGGACAATGGAACCCGAGCCCAGCTAAAGGACTTTCTCGAACAGCAGCGCACGGCCTCCGCCAAGGAGACGCATGAGGACATTGCCCAGGTCTATGAGCTGGTCTCCAGCTTTGAGTTCAATGCCCACAA AGACGAGTTGCAGATTGGCGGGATCTTCATACGCATCTACAACGACATGCCCACCTATGCGATAGCTCAGCCCAAGCTCTTCATCATGGACCTGCTGGAGTACTTAAAGCACGCCTATCAGTTTTTGCAGTTCAAGAGGAATCCTGCTGCAGTTGCACCCAAAATGGGCAGCGACGGCATACTGACTCCCACTCTGGCTCCCAATCATCCTCAACTTCAGGCGGCGACGGGTAGCAAGCCTGGCACCACCTTTGACGAAGTGCTCAATGCGTACAATCGTTCCAAGAGCCGGAAGAAGCTAGAGACGGACGCCCAGGCGGAGCAGCACCTGGCCCTGCAGCAAAGTAAATACGACTTTGCCGGCGACGGGCAGCTGGAACTGCACATTACCATGGTGCTGAGGGCCCTGATCGCAGTGATAAAGGCGAATGCCGAGGTGGAGATCCAATGCATAGGCAACTTTGACATGATCTTCGGCTTCCTGGCCAACAACATATTCCCAGAC AACTCCACCGTCAAGGCGGTGGCCTTGGAAGTGGTGGCCCTGGTCTCACGCAACAAGGAGTGCGTGTCGGAGGTGGCCGCCTGCGAGATTCTGGGCAACTATCTGGTGGCCCTCAAGGACCCCGAGCTGCGAGCCAGCCAGGTGAAGGTGCTGGAAACGCTGTCAGGTCTAATGAACGTGCAGGAGATGATCAAGGAGGCGCAGGCCAAGGGTGCAGCCATTTATCTGCTCGACATGTTCTGCAACTCGCGGAATCCGCAGATCCGCGAGATGTGTGCCGAGATTCTGGCCAAGATGACTGCGGACCGACTGAGCGGGCCCAAGGTGCGCATTACAGTATCGAAATTCCTGCCCGCCCTGTTCATCGATGCCATGGTGGAGTCGCCGGCCACATCCGTGCAGCTCTTCGAGTCGATCCACGAGCATCCGGAGCTAATATGGAACGACAATACACGGGCAACTGTATGTGATGCTGTGGCCGAGTCCTGTGAAAG ATTCTATCAGCTGCAAAAGGCGAATCCCCGCCATGTGTGGAAGGATCCGGAAATACTTAAGGATATTGTTTCAAACGAGATTGTCGTGGCCGGCGTCTACCTCCGTCTCTTTGTCAGCAATCCCGCCTGGACGCTGCGCAAGCCCAAGCAGTTCCTCTCCGATCTCCTGGACTTTGTCGTCGACCAGATAAGCAAGAGCTCCTCGGAGCAGGATGTCCTGGATCTGTCCACCACGGCGCTGGTGGAGCTGCTGCGTTCGCAGCCGAACCTATCGGACGATATTCCGGTGCTGGGGCACATACCGaagctgttcaatctgctgTCGGTGCAGCCAAAGAACACGCTGTCAGTATTACATCAGCTATCGCTATCTGAG TTCTGTGTGAGTGCCGTTTCGCAGACAGAGTGCGTGGCGCCGCTGAAGAAGTGCATGGAGCACAATCGGGACTGCATTGAGAAGGCCTGCGAGACACTGAGTCGCCTCTTCAAGCACCAACAT GATTCGCTGATTAGCCAATCCCTGGAGGTGGGTCTCATACCCTTTATGCTGGGACTGCTGGACAGCCGCCTGGAGTTCGTGGACAATGCTTCGGCGGTGAAGGCGCAAATCGTGGCGGCGCTCAAGGGCATGACGCACAACCTCAACTACGGCGAACGGGTCACGCAAATCCTGCTCAAGCATCCCGTGTGGGCCGAGTTCAAGGATCAGCGCCACGATCTATTTATTGCCGACACCAACATTCGTGGCTATCTGACGG